The genomic region CCCTCGGCGCCGGTGTGGTGATCCTGCCCGTTGACGCGCGCCAGGAACGGCGTGCCGATCAGGTCCGCCACCTGGCGCGGGCCGGTGGCGGTCTGCACCCAGGTATCGGCCGTCACGCACGGGTTGGTGGCGCGGATGTTTTCGCAGAACCAGTTGTTGTTAAGGTCGTTGTACTGGTCGATGAGGATAAAGCCCGGCTCGGCGTAGTCGTAGGTGGCTGCCATGATCAGATCCCACAGCCGGCGCGCCTTGATGGTCTTGTAGACCCGGCAGGCGACCAGACCCTGGTCGTCGACGATGTAGCCGCGGTGAGTCGGCCATTCGCGCCAGATGATGTTGTCGGCGGTGTGCACGTCCAGGCCGTCGGTCTCGGCCTCGTGGCGCGCGACAGGGAACGCAAGCTGCCAGTCGGCGCCGGCCTTGACCGCCTCGATGAACTCGCGCGTGACCAGCAGCGACAGGTTGAACTGGCGCAGGCGGCCGTCCTCGCGCTTGGCACGGATGAAATCGACCACGTCCGGGTGGCCGACGTCGAAGGTGGCCATCTGCGCGCCGCGCCGACCGCCGGCCGACGACACGGTGAAGCACATCTTGTCGTAGATATCCATGAACGACAGCGGTCCGGAGGTGTACGAGCCGGCACCGGTCACGTAGGCGCCGCGCGGACGCAGGGTGCTGAATTCGTAGCCGATGCCGCAGCCGGCTTTCAGCGTGAGGCCGGCTTCGTGGACCTTCTGCAGGATGTCGTCCATCGAGTCCTCGACGGTGCCCGACACGGTGCAGTTGATGGTGGAGGTGGCCGGTTTGTGTTCCAGGGCGCCAGCGTTGGAGGTGATGCGTCCGGCGGGGATGGCGCCCCGGCGCAGCGCCCACAGGAAACGCTCGTGCCAGTGCTCGCGCAGGTCCGGGGCTTCGGCGTCGGCCAGGGCCCGCGCCACGCGCTGGTAGGTCTCGTCCACGCTGCGGTCGATGACCGTGCCGTCCTTGGTCTTGAGGCGGTACTTCTTGTCCCAGATGTCCAGCGACGCGGTCTGGACCGGTACTTCCGCGTTGTGCGCTGGAGCGTGAATAGCGACGACCTTATTCATTGATGTCTGGACTCCCCTTGATCACGACTGTTTATTGGTGGCGCGGTATCCCGTGACGCTGGCTGACGAACACAAGATGTTGTGAAGGAGGGGTGACCTTACGCGCGCCCGGCATGCGTCGTCAATGGTAGCGGGAAAAAATATTTTTTATTATTAAATACAGTTAGTTATGAAATACTATTGATAAACATTCGATATCGTCGGGCGCACGGTTCTGGTGCGCTCTGGAAAGGCCTTTAATCACAATATGTTGTTACCGCGCCGACGTCTGTCGGCCGCTTTTCAGGGCAGCAATTGCTCGAAACCTTCCAGCATCGGCAGGTCGGTCAGGTGCTGCGGCGCGGCGCGCGAGTCCGGCTGTGCCACCGCCAGTACATGGGCAACGCCGTAGTCACGGGCGGCACGCAGGACGTGCGGATTGTCATCAACCAGCAAGGTGCGCAGCGGATCGAAGCTGTGCAGCGACTGCAGCCTGGGCCAGAAAAGCGGGTCTTCCTTGGGCAGGTGCAGGTCGTGGGCGCAGACAATCTCGTCCAGCCACGCGGTCAGGCCGGTACGTGCCAGCTTGAAGTCGAGCCCACTGCGGTGGGAGTTGGTGACCAGCACCCGCTTTTTGCCGGTTGCACCCAGCCACAGCAAAAACTCCGACACCTGCGGGCGCACGCTGATCAGGTGCGCGAGTTCCTCGTTCAGCGCCGCCACGTCGAGCTCAAGCAGCTCGCTCCAGTAGCTCATGCAGTAGAAGTCCAGCGTGCCGCGACGTTGCTCGGCATGGTTGTGGATGACGCTGCGCGCGCTGAGCAGGTCGAGCCCGCGCCGCTCGCCCCAGGTGCGCGGCAGGTGATCGAACCAGAACGCGTTGTCGTAGTGCAGGTCTAGCAGCGTGCCGTCCATGTCCAGCAGCACGGTGTCGATGCCCGCCCACTCGATCATCGCGTTGCCGTCAGTCCTGCCAGGCGCGGCTCGATCTCCACCCCGGCGTGCAGGCGAACGGTCTTGCGCCGCGCCGTATCGCCGCTTGCCAGCGCCAGTGCGCGCCGCGGCAGCTTCAGGCGCCTGGCCAGAAAATCAAGCAGTGCGGTGTTGGCGGCGCCGTCCACCGGCGCCTGCGTGAGGCGCAGTTTCAGGCGTCCATCGTGCAAGCCGGCCAGTTCGGTGCGCGCGGCGCGCGGCTGCACCAGCAGATCGAGCAGCCACGCCTCGTCCTGGCGTCGATACGGCAGGGCGTTCACAGACCCTGCACCATGATCACCGCCGCGGCTCGGGTCAGCGGCTGCACCAGCAGGATATTGGCAAGCTGAACCGCCACCAGCGCCAGGAGCACGGACAGATCCAGGCCGCCCATCGGCGGGATGATGCGCCGCAACGGCGCCAGCAGTGGTTCGGTGAGCTGCTCCAGCAGCTGCAGCATGGGGTTGTAACCGGTACCGGCTGACACCACCCAGCTGGCTACCGCCCGCACGATCAGCAGCGACGTCAGCATCAGCGTCAGCAGCGCCAGCGATTGCGCCAGCGCCATCAGCAAGGCGCCCACCACGCCTGGCAGATAGCCGCGCAATCCGCTGAGCGCATAGACCTCCAGCAGTTTTATCAGCAGCAGCAGCGCCACGAGGGCGGGCTCGACCCTGGCGCGCATCGGCAGCACGCGGCGCAGGGGTTTCAGTACCGGCTGGGTAGCCTTGTAGACGAACTGCGACAGCGGATTACGAAAATCGACGTCCATCGCCTGAAACAGCAACCGCAGCAGTACCAGCGCGGCATACAGGCCAAACGCGCTTTGCACCAGAAACAGTGCCGCCTGGGTGGCAGGTGAGTACACCATGGGTCAGGCCTGCGCTTGCTGGGCCAGGCCCACGGCGCGGTCGCGCGCGGCGGTCAGGGCGCGCTCGAACAGTTCGCCAAGGCCACCCTGTTGCAAGACCTCCAGCGCCGCCTGCGTGGTGCCACCGGGGGAGGTGACCTGCACGCGCAAAGTCGTCGGATCGGTGCCGCTCTGGGTGGCCAGCACGGCCGATCCCAGCGCCGTTTGCAAGGTAAGTTCGCGCGCCACCCTGGCCGACAGACCCAGCGCGACACCGGCCTTCTCCATCGCTTCCATGACCGCGAAAAAGTAAGCCGGACCGCTGCCGGAAACCGCCGTTACCGCATCCAGCAGGGCTTCGTCATCTACCCACAGGACGGCGCCCACGGCGCGCAGGATGTGCTCTGCCTGCTCGCGCTGGGTGTCCGATACGCGTGGGTTGGCGTGTAGCGCGCTGATGCCCTGGCGCACCAGTGCTGGCGTATTGGGCATGCAGCGCACCACCGGAAAATCACCGCCCAGCCAGGCGGCAATATCGGCTTCGGTAACACCGGCGACGATTGAAATAATCAGCGGCAGCGTTGGCCCGAAATGCCCGGCCAGATCCTGCGCCACGCTTCTGAGCACCTGCGGCTTTACGGCCAGCAGAACCACACTGGCGCCCGCGACCAGATCGGCGCCCTGCGCCGAGGTGGTCATGCCAAATTCCCGCGCCAGCGACTCGCGCCGGCCGGCATCCGGTTCTGCTGCCGCCAGCCGCTGCGGCGGCGTGCCATCGGCAATCAATCCGCCCAGCAAGGCGCGGCCCATGTTGCCGCCTCCAATGAATACCCATTCGCCCGCCATTCATCGGTTCCCGTGTTGTGCCCGTAAGTCGAGCCTGGAATGCCTGGTCACGTTCTTAAAACTGCCCGCGCCGGGCGCGGGCCAAACAGCGCGCTGCCGATTCGCGTGATCGTAGCGCCTTCCGCAACCGCCGCTTCAAGATCATCGCTCATGCCCATCGACAGCGTGTCGAGTTCAAAGCCTTCCCCACGCAGTCCCTGCCACAGCTCGCGCAGAGCCCGCAGCGGGCGACGCTGCGCAGCAAGGCCGTCGGCCCGCGCTGGAATGCTCATCAAGCCCCGTAATCGCAGCTGTGGCAACGCTTGCACAGCCTGCGCCAGGACGGTGACCGTGGCCGGCGCGATGCCGGCTTTGCTGGTCTCGCCGTCGATATTGACCTGCAGGCAGACGTTCAGTGGTGGCATGTGCTGCGGGCGAGCCCGGGCCAGGCGCTCGGCCTGCACCTCGGACGCCAGTGTGTGTACCCAGTCGAAGCGGCGTGCGACTTCAGCGGCCTTGTTACCTTGCACGGGACCGATGAAATGCCACTCCAGCGGCAGATCCGCGCACGCATCCTGCTTCGGGCATGCTTCCTGCAAATAGCTTTCACCAAAAGCGCGCTGGCCAAGGGTCGCCAGTTCGCGAATTGCCGATACCGGCTGTGATTTGCTGGCCGCCAGCAGGCGCACACTACCCGCTGCACGCCCATACTGGCGCTCGGCGGCCCCAAGACGTTCCCTGACGGCACCCCAGCGCACTGCCAAGGGAATTAAAGAATTTGCAGCAGCGGCAGATGTAATGGCATAACCCCGCAAGCGGTCGCGGTGCAGTATAGCAGCGGCCTTTTACTCCCCTTCCGCGCACATCAGGTTTTTGCGAGGCCCGGCATACGATGGACATTACCGAACTGTTGGCCTTCACGGTCACCAACAATGCATCCGATCTGCATCTGTCGGCAGGCATGCCGCCAATGATCCGTGTCGATGGCGATATACGGCGCATTGACCTGCCGGTACTGGACCACACGCAGGTCCACGACATGGTGTACGACATCATGAGCGACCGTCAGCGCAAGGAGTACGAGGAGTTTCTGGAAACCGACTTCTCGTTCGAGATTCCGGGACTGGCACGCTTTCGCGTCAATGCATACAACCAGCACCGCGGCGCCGCGGCGGCGTTTCGTAATGTGCCGAACGCGATTCGCACGCTGGAAGACCTCGAGGCGCCGCAAAATTTCTCCGAGCTGGCCATGATGCCGCGCGGCATTGTTCTGGTGACCGGCCCCACCGGCTCGGGCAAGTCCACCACCCTGGCTGCCATGGTCGATGAGAAAAACCGCGCCGAATACGGGCACATAGTCACCATTGAGGACCCGATCGAGTTCGTGCACGAGAGCAAACGCTGCCTGATCAACCAGCGCGAGGTGCACCGCGACACCCACGGTTTCAGCGAGGCGCTGCGCTCGGCGCTGCGCGAGGATCCGGACACTATCCTGGTCGGCGAGCTGCGAGACCTGGAAACCATTCGCCTGGCGCTGACGGCGGCGGAGACCGGCCACCTGGTGTTCGGCACCCTGCACACCAGTTCGGCCGCCAAGACCATCGACCGCATCATCGACGTGTTTCCGTCGGGCGAGAAGGACATGGTGCGCTCCATGCTGTCCGAGTCGTTGCGCGCGGTGATTGCGCAAACCCTGCTCAAACGTGTCGGCGGCGGCCGGATCGCCTCCCACGAGGTGATGCTGGGCACCCCGGCCATTCGTAACCTGATCCGCGAAAACAAAGTGGCGCAAATCTACTCGGCCATCCAGACCGGCCAGGCGCATGGCATGCAGACCCTTGATCAGTGCATGCAGAAACAAGTGCAGCTGCGACTGATAAGCCGGGAGGATGCCTCCGCGCGCGCCATCAACAAGGACCTTTTCCGTTAGTTGGACCGCATTCCTGCGCCGTCCCACTGACCTGCCTCGGAGCTTGCCATGATCGATTTCGCCACGCTGCTGCAGATGATGGTCGACCAAAACTCGTCTGACCTGTTTGTCACCGCGGGTGTCGCGCCCAGCATCAAGACGCATGGGGTCGTGAAGCCGGCCTGCGAGGAGAAATTCGGTCCCGAAGACGCGCGCGAGATGTGCTACGGCATCATGAACGAGCGTCAACGCACCCAGCTCGAGAACACCTTCGAGTGCAATTTCGCCATCGGCGCCCGCGGCATCGGCCGCTTCCGCGTCAGTGCGTTTGTCCAGCGCGGCAACATAGGCATGGTGGTGCGCAAGATCGAGACCACCATCCCGACGCTGGAAGACCTGCAGGTGCCGCTGGTGCTGCAGGAGATCGTGCAGATCAAGCGGGGTCTGGCGCTCATGGTCGGCGGGACGGGTACCGGCAAGTCCACCACGCTGGCAGCCATGGTCGGTTATCGCAACCACAACAGTACCGGCCACATCATCACCATCGAGGATCCGGTCGAGTACCTGCACGACCACGCCGGCTGCATCGTCACTCAGCGCGAGGTGGGCGTGGATACCATGTCCTTCGAGGACGCTCTCAAGAACACCCTGCGTCAGGCTCCGGACGTCATCCTGATCGGCGAAATTCGTACCCGCGAGACCATGGAACACGCCATTGCGTTTGCCGAAACGGGCCATCTTTGCCTGGCCACGCTGCACGCCAACAACGCCAATCAGGCGCTCGATCGCATCATCAATTTCTTTCCCGAGGAACGCCGCCAGCAACTGCTGATGGATCTATCACTGAACCTCAGGGCAATCGTGTCGCAGCGCCTGTTGCCAACGGTGGATGGCAAAGCCCGGCGAGCCGCGGTGGAAGTGATGCTGGCAAGTCCGTTGATTTCGGAACTGATACGCAAGGGCCTGGTCCACGAAATCAAGCCGATCATGGCGCGCTCGAACGAGCTTGGCATGCAGACCTTCGATCAGGCCCTGCACGCCTTGTACAGCGAAGGCGCCGTCAGCTATGAAGAGGCCATTGCCAACGCCGACTCGGCCAACGATCTGCGATTGCTGATCAAGCTTGAAAAGGACGGATCGGCCGCGGCTCTGGCACAGGAGGCAGGCAAGTTTTCGCTGCGCGAGGAGCCGAAAAACGAGCCGGCGCCGTTGGTATTCAGCCGCCCGGCGGCGTCGATTGCCCGCCCAGGGGGCGATCAGTCCAGCTGACCCGGCTTCGGCCTCTCAGCCGCGCGGCAACCGCGCCAGCGCCAGCCGGGCCTCGTCCATCAGATCGGCGACGATGGCCGCCGCCGGCTTTATGGAGTGCACTCCGCCACAGCTTTGTCCGGTAGGCAGGCAACCGCGGTCCGGATCGTCGCTGGTGCCAAGCAAGTCCAGCACGCCCTCGCGTAGCGACACTTCCATTTGTTGCGGAAACGGCAGGATTTCTGCCTCCCGACCGAGCCAGGAGTCGGTGTAGCTGTTGCGCAGACCGCGCATCTGCTTGCCGCTGTAACAGCGCGTAAGGGTGGTGTCGGTGGCGCCGGCCGACACGATGCGCTGCTTCCATGATTCGAGTGCGTGGGCCTCGGTGCTGGCAATGAAGCGCGTACCCAGCACGACGCCCTGCGCGCCCATGGCCAGCGCCGCCAGCAACTGGCTGCCATGGGCGATGCCGCCGGCGGCCAGCACCGGCGTGTTTTCAGCCACCGCCACCACCTGGGGCAGCAGACTGAAGGTGCCGATGTTGCCGGTATGGCCACCCGCATCGGTGCCCTGGGCGACGATGAAATCGACACCGGCAGCCACGACTTTCCGGGCATGCCGCGGTGCGCCCACCATGGCGCCCACCTGCATGCCGGCGGCGCGTAACTGTGGCAAAAGTTCGAGCGGCAAGCCAAGCGCCGACAGAAAAATCGGGCAGCCCTCGTCGAGCATCACCTGGATCTGCGCATCGAACACGCCAGGCATCGGCACCAGCAGATCGAGCGCCCAGGGTCGCGAGGTCAGTGCCTTGATTTCCTGAATGTGTTCGCGAATCTGCGCCGGCTCCAGGCCCGCGGCGCCGTAAACGCCGAGGCCGCCGGCGTTGCTGACGGCCGCCACCAGCTTTGGCCAGGACACGCCGCCCATGCCGGCCAGTACGACCGGCAAGTCGATACCCAGCTGTTCGCAAAACGGCGTTCGCAGAGTGTCTTGCGTCACGATGTTGGCCTCACACCAGGTAAAAATCGAGCAGGGTCGGGATGTAGTCGTTCTGCACCACGATTTTTTGCCGTGCTACGCGCCACTCGCCATCCTCGCGGCGCAACTGGTGGTGGTAGTGGCCAAAAAACGCCTGCGATTGCGTGCGCCAGTGGTAGTCCACCCGAAAACAGGCAAACAGGGCGATGGCATCGTCGCTCGCCTGCTCCACTGTGATGTTGGTGATGGCATGGCAGGTGCGGGGCAGTGGATCGGACGCCACCGAGGTGCCCGACTCCACCCGCCACACGCGGTCGGCCAGGCGCGAGCGCAGGTCGTAGTAAATCAGCGACACCTCGCTGTCAGGGTCTTCGGTCAGGCGGTTCTCGGTCACCCAGGCGGGCACCCAGTACTCGCAGTCCTCGCAAAACAGGGCCAGCCAGTCCGCCCAGCGCCGTTCGTCGAGCAGCCGTCCCTGCCGGTACAGCAGCGCCGAACCGACCGCCAGTGCCTGCTGCGGGCTCACGCCGTGGCCTCGGTTCTCAGACCCGCCTGCAGACGGCGCAGCCACTCGCGGTAGCTGCCGTGAAACACCGTCTCGTCCTGCATGTCCGAGCGCCCGCTGCTGGAGGTCAGCGGCGCCAGTCCGAGCTCGTTGGCGTACGCGTCCGGGCCGCTGATGACGTTGGCAAGGCCCCGGCTGTGGCCAAGCCCCACCGCCGGTCCGCCGCGAGCAGCGAACCCCGCCTGACAGGACTCGTACACGCGCGAGTCGTCGGGTGTGGCAAGGCCGGTCGGGTTGAAGAAATCCTCGAACTGGTGGATGCGCAGCTTGCGCAGGTCCTTCGGTTCGCCCTTGGGGCCGAGGCAGAAGCTGCGCATCTCGGTGCGGTCCACCGCCAGCGGGCGC from Immundisolibacter sp. harbors:
- a CDS encoding ribonucleotide reductase N-terminal alpha domain-containing protein — encoded protein: MNKVVAIHAPAHNAEVPVQTASLDIWDKKYRLKTKDGTVIDRSVDETYQRVARALADAEAPDLREHWHERFLWALRRGAIPAGRITSNAGALEHKPATSTINCTVSGTVEDSMDDILQKVHEAGLTLKAGCGIGYEFSTLRPRGAYVTGAGSYTSGPLSFMDIYDKMCFTVSSAGGRRGAQMATFDVGHPDVVDFIRAKREDGRLRQFNLSLLVTREFIEAVKAGADWQLAFPVARHEAETDGLDVHTADNIIWREWPTHRGYIVDDQGLVACRVYKTIKARRLWDLIMAATYDYAEPGFILIDQYNDLNNNWFCENIRATNPCVTADTWVQTATGPRQVADLIGTPFLARVNGQDHHTGAEG
- the yrfG gene encoding GMP/IMP nucleotidase; protein product: MIEWAGIDTVLLDMDGTLLDLHYDNAFWFDHLPRTWGERRGLDLLSARSVIHNHAEQRRGTLDFYCMSYWSELLELDVAALNEELAHLISVRPQVSEFLLWLGATGKKRVLVTNSHRSGLDFKLARTGLTAWLDEIVCAHDLHLPKEDPLFWPRLQSLHSFDPLRTLLVDDNPHVLRAARDYGVAHVLAVAQPDSRAAPQHLTDLPMLEGFEQLLP
- a CDS encoding DUF167 domain-containing protein, producing MNALPYRRQDEAWLLDLLVQPRAARTELAGLHDGRLKLRLTQAPVDGAANTALLDFLARRLKLPRRALALASGDTARRKTVRLHAGVEIEPRLAGLTATR
- a CDS encoding YggT family protein yields the protein MVYSPATQAALFLVQSAFGLYAALVLLRLLFQAMDVDFRNPLSQFVYKATQPVLKPLRRVLPMRARVEPALVALLLLIKLLEVYALSGLRGYLPGVVGALLMALAQSLALLTLMLTSLLIVRAVASWVVSAGTGYNPMLQLLEQLTEPLLAPLRRIIPPMGGLDLSVLLALVAVQLANILLVQPLTRAAAVIMVQGL
- the proC gene encoding pyrroline-5-carboxylate reductase, producing the protein MAGEWVFIGGGNMGRALLGGLIADGTPPQRLAAAEPDAGRRESLAREFGMTTSAQGADLVAGASVVLLAVKPQVLRSVAQDLAGHFGPTLPLIISIVAGVTEADIAAWLGGDFPVVRCMPNTPALVRQGISALHANPRVSDTQREQAEHILRAVGAVLWVDDEALLDAVTAVSGSGPAYFFAVMEAMEKAGVALGLSARVARELTLQTALGSAVLATQSGTDPTTLRVQVTSPGGTTQAALEVLQQGGLGELFERALTAARDRAVGLAQQAQA
- a CDS encoding YggS family pyridoxal phosphate-dependent enzyme; the protein is MPLAVRWGAVRERLGAAERQYGRAAGSVRLLAASKSQPVSAIRELATLGQRAFGESYLQEACPKQDACADLPLEWHFIGPVQGNKAAEVARRFDWVHTLASEVQAERLARARPQHMPPLNVCLQVNIDGETSKAGIAPATVTVLAQAVQALPQLRLRGLMSIPARADGLAAQRRPLRALRELWQGLRGEGFELDTLSMGMSDDLEAAVAEGATITRIGSALFGPRPARAVLRT
- a CDS encoding type IV pilus twitching motility protein PilT — translated: MDITELLAFTVTNNASDLHLSAGMPPMIRVDGDIRRIDLPVLDHTQVHDMVYDIMSDRQRKEYEEFLETDFSFEIPGLARFRVNAYNQHRGAAAAFRNVPNAIRTLEDLEAPQNFSELAMMPRGIVLVTGPTGSGKSTTLAAMVDEKNRAEYGHIVTIEDPIEFVHESKRCLINQREVHRDTHGFSEALRSALREDPDTILVGELRDLETIRLALTAAETGHLVFGTLHTSSAAKTIDRIIDVFPSGEKDMVRSMLSESLRAVIAQTLLKRVGGGRIASHEVMLGTPAIRNLIRENKVAQIYSAIQTGQAHGMQTLDQCMQKQVQLRLISREDASARAINKDLFR
- a CDS encoding PilT/PilU family type 4a pilus ATPase, which encodes MDFATLLQMMVDQNSSDLFVTAGVAPSIKTHGVVKPACEEKFGPEDAREMCYGIMNERQRTQLENTFECNFAIGARGIGRFRVSAFVQRGNIGMVVRKIETTIPTLEDLQVPLVLQEIVQIKRGLALMVGGTGTGKSTTLAAMVGYRNHNSTGHIITIEDPVEYLHDHAGCIVTQREVGVDTMSFEDALKNTLRQAPDVILIGEIRTRETMEHAIAFAETGHLCLATLHANNANQALDRIINFFPEERRQQLLMDLSLNLRAIVSQRLLPTVDGKARRAAVEVMLASPLISELIRKGLVHEIKPIMARSNELGMQTFDQALHALYSEGAVSYEEAIANADSANDLRLLIKLEKDGSAAALAQEAGKFSLREEPKNEPAPLVFSRPAASIARPGGDQSS
- a CDS encoding NAD(P)H-dependent flavin oxidoreductase, translated to MTQDTLRTPFCEQLGIDLPVVLAGMGGVSWPKLVAAVSNAGGLGVYGAAGLEPAQIREHIQEIKALTSRPWALDLLVPMPGVFDAQIQVMLDEGCPIFLSALGLPLELLPQLRAAGMQVGAMVGAPRHARKVVAAGVDFIVAQGTDAGGHTGNIGTFSLLPQVVAVAENTPVLAAGGIAHGSQLLAALAMGAQGVVLGTRFIASTEAHALESWKQRIVSAGATDTTLTRCYSGKQMRGLRNSYTDSWLGREAEILPFPQQMEVSLREGVLDLLGTSDDPDRGCLPTGQSCGGVHSIKPAAAIVADLMDEARLALARLPRG
- a CDS encoding aromatic-ring-hydroxylating dioxygenase subunit beta, whose translation is MSPQQALAVGSALLYRQGRLLDERRWADWLALFCEDCEYWVPAWVTENRLTEDPDSEVSLIYYDLRSRLADRVWRVESGTSVASDPLPRTCHAITNITVEQASDDAIALFACFRVDYHWRTQSQAFFGHYHHQLRREDGEWRVARQKIVVQNDYIPTLLDFYLV